A genomic segment from Aspergillus puulaauensis MK2 DNA, chromosome 1, nearly complete sequence encodes:
- a CDS encoding putative eukaryotic translation initiation factor eIF1a-like protein (COG:J;~EggNog:ENOG410PPPT;~InterPro:IPR001253,IPR006196,IPR012340,IPR039294;~PFAM:PF01176;~go_function: GO:0003723 - RNA binding [Evidence IEA];~go_function: GO:0003743 - translation initiation factor activity [Evidence IEA];~go_process: GO:0006413 - translational initiation [Evidence IEA]) has translation MPPPRRKVLATAEETLFPPDELSPGQDIARVIKATGNNIYSVEFPSKETALVELPAKFRSTIWMKRGSFVVVDTNALDTRDNKLGGEIVNIVRDEKAWRKTPFWPKQFVKQPVVVSDDEEESNVGKMPSSDESDA, from the exons ATGCCTCCTCCGAGACGCAAGGTGCTTGCGACAGCTGAAGAAACATTGTTCCCGCCTGATGAACTTTCACCGGGGCAAGATATCGCGCGAGTTATTAAAGCCACCGGAAACAACATCTACTCGGTCGAATTTCCCTCAAAAGAAACGGCTCTGGTGGAACTCCCGGCTAAATTCAGGTCCACCATCTGGATGAAGCGCGGTTCCTTTGTGGTAGTGGACACAAACGCTCTTGATACTCGCGACAACAAGCTTGGGGGAGAAATCGTTAACATCGTCCGGGACGAAAAGGCCTGGCGCAAAACTCCGTTTTG GCCGAAACAGTTTGTGAAACAGCCTGTCGTGGTAtctgacgacgaggaagaatcAAACGTCGGAAAGATGCCCTCCTCCGACGAATCAGACGCATAA
- a CDS encoding tubulin-specific chaperone D (BUSCO:EOG09260APA;~COG:O;~EggNog:ENOG410PGTH;~InterPro:IPR016024,IPR011989,IPR033162,IPR022577;~PFAM:PF12612;~go_function: GO:0005096 - GTPase activator activity [Evidence IEA];~go_function: GO:0048487 - beta-tubulin binding [Evidence IEA];~go_process: GO:0007021 - tubulin complex assembly [Evidence IEA];~go_process: GO:0007023 - post-chaperonin tubulin folding pathway [Evidence IEA]): MDAADVREVKLQRASGDLVEEFSAKLPSLLWKPQSTKKGVRIPRRWTLASKTERLVNLLEPFQEWPQLLDQHLQSLLPPLADALLSYLLTHKNQYTIRSANNQSRALYPLPRAICRLLYTFCKVRGVKVISRFLNNEPKYLDPLLRAFIQWDTAQKEDPHALSEDIPPRLVWEERYVLLIWLSHLLLAPFDLSSMSSDNIPVPYQVTGSTERLSPQTPAVATSLLSVALAYANVAGKEREAATMLLARLVLRRDMQALGMLTNLTDWALNVLHPPTGTDPSSVYAYIGVLSFLARLTGSGQAEDLAPLIVPVFKQTMRTVQGDSEVSQVILSSALARKTIIKILRSITVMALLLAERSSSLVSDDQVSSILEDAIDHFLTALADKDTPVRFSASKALSIVTLKLDPDMATEVIEAVTGSLEENILYEKRDGTIITPSEARRIGTSTLKRNLSAVDAQRWQGLILTLGHLLFRHAPPTHQLPNVLQPLVSGLDFEQRSSTGTSVGTGVRDAACFGIWAISRKYTTQELHAINRQEIYSSTAQAGVNVLQMLAIELVCAACVDPSGNIRRGASAALQELIGRHPNTIVEGIPIVQVVDYHAVARRSRAMIDVAKETVALSSQYWSPLLESLMQWRGIGSADAESRRHAAKALGELSTQEASKSVRVVLQRLLDRLYSIPRSDVETRHGCFLAISSVIDAFNTFEVSTIKTNENAQHAARQISKIWEIFGSPAGPTKDDLTLQTSRPELTAEASSCLISSLSRSSSHLKEHQSYEPSPALLEEAGKVLMLCLSRNDEVSIETSSRAISQLWYLIPSLKQDELMQGWLLHVRATRNLPTGRGHVSILGSIFSELNPTDATRRVVIEELIRCAEKEELIEKRVVAVKSFAMGVLPYIDVTENIANSLIGFLNDYTTDRRGDIGSLVRLEGIQAAKIVLQRKGSVTNQSHVQDIVGCLCRLAAEKLDKVRLEAWLCLQIFWETASGFPQLLRRYEHFSQVSSTDYFVQLLELQGIDWLRIPLFQGFATSAVAGAEGLIRSTRSALIQKINSYPTEEHPERVTAIIQDLLVILNEKLPDDRYAIPILETSAFLLDGYVASAPQFRDPSLRKLFVLVQRAHFKTQNIVRLEAAIRAYAPLSRLEQVRDDVLKKLTGMLLHPFPRVRTTAAEYLFMETNLDLVKLEDWASQPTKLKSKVEEVRGLLACK, from the exons ATGGATGCAGCTGATGTCCGAGAAGTTAAGCTCCAGCGTGCTTCTGGGGATCTTGTCGAAGAATTTTCGGCCAAACTGCCGTCTTTGCTCTGGAAGCCACAATCTACCAAAAAAGGTGTCAGAATCCCACGGAGATGGACTTTGGCTTCGAAAACAGAAAGGCTGGTCAACCTT TTGGAGCCCTTCCAAGAATGGCCGCAGTTGCTGGATCAGCACCTGCAATCACTTTTGCCTCCTCTAGCTGATGCGCTGCTGTCATATCTGCTAACGCATAAAAATCAATATACCATAAGATCGGCTAATAACCAGTCAAGAGCTTTGTATCCTCTGCCAAGGGCTATCTGTAGGCTCCTTTACACCTTTTGTAAGGTACGAGGGGTCAAGGTTATCAGTAGGTTCTTGAACAATGAACCAAAATACCTTGATCCTTTGCTACGAGCCTTCATCCAGTGGGATACGGCTCAGAAAGAGGATCCCCATGCTCTTTCTGAAGATATCCCACCCCGGTTAGTGTGGGAGGAGCGCTATGTGCTGCTTATATGGCTCTCGCACTTATTACTTGCGCCTTTTGACCTGTCTTCGATGTCATCCGACAATATACCAGTTCCATACCAAGTAACTGGGTCGACTGAACGTTTGTCGCCGCAAACACCGGCGGTGGCCACCTCTCTTCTTTCAGTGGCGTTGGCCTATGCCAATGTAGCAGGGAAGGAGCGTGAAGCCGCAACAATGCTACTTGCACGTCTCGTCCTGCGCCGAGATATGCAAGCGCTAGGGATGTTGACAAACCTCACCGATTGGGCGCTCAATGTACTGCATCCTCCTACCGGTACTGATCCCTCTAGTGTCTACGCATACATCGGCGTTCTATCTTTTCTTGCGCGTTTGACTGGATCCGGCCAAGCCGAGGACCTCGCGCCTCTCATCGTCCCTGTTTTTAAACAGACAATGCGTACCGTACAAGGCGATAGCGAAGTGTCTCAGGTTATTTTATCGTCTGCTCTAGCTCGAAAGACTATCATCAAAATCCTTCGGTCCATAACCGTCATGGCTCTTTTACTTGCTGAGAGAAGCAGCAGTCTTGTATCTGATGACCAGGTTTCTTCTATCCTGGAGGATGCGATTGATCATTTCTTGACAGCTCTCGCGGACAAGGATACTCCTGTAAGGTTTTCTGCGAGCAAGGCGCTCAGTATTGTGACCCTCAAGTTGGACCCGGACATGGCTACTGAAGTGATTGAGGCTGTCACTGGCTCGTTGGAAGAAAATATCCTGTATGAGAAGAGGGACGGTACTATAATAACACCTTCTGAGGCAAGGCGAATCGGAACAAGCACACTGAAGCGCAATCTAAGTGCTGTCGACGCTCAAAGATGGCAAGGCCTAATCCTCACATTAGGCCATCTATTATTCCGCCATGCACCTCCAACCCATCAACTTCCTAATGTGTTGCAACCGCTTGTATCTGGATTAGACTTCGAACAGAGGTCGTCCACTGGAACCTCCGTCGGGACTGGCGTCCGGGATGCCGCATGCTTTGGTATATGGGCAATATCTCGCAAATATACAACACAGGAACTCCATGCAATTAACAGGCAAGAAATTTACTCCTCCACCGCCCAAGCGGGGGTCAATGTTCTCCAAATGCTTGCCATCGAACTTGTTTGTGCCGCTTGCGTGGACCCGTCTGGCAATATCCGAAGAGGTGCTTCTGCTGCCCTGCAAGAACTCATCGGCCGCCATCCCAATACAATTGTGGAAGGGATTCCTATTGTCCAGGTAGTTGACTATCACGCCGTGGCCCGGCGCTCAAGAGCGATGATTGACGTTGCAAAAGAGACAGTTGCTCTTAGTTCCCAGTATTGGAGCCCGCTGCTCGAATCGTTGATGCAATGGAGAGGCATTGGCTCAGCCGACGCCGAGTCCAGAAGACACGCAGCAAAGGCTCTTGGGGAGTTAAGCACACAGGAAGCCAGCAAGTCCGTGCGCGTCGTCCTTCAGAGACTACTAGATAGGCTTTACAGTATTCCTCGCAGCGATGTTGAGACACGCCATGGGTGCTTTCTTGCCATTTCTTCAGTGATCGATGCTTTCAATACCTTTGAGGTGTCTACAATTAAAACCAATGAAAATGCACAACACGCTGCTAGACAAATATCTAAAATCTGGGAAATTTTCGGGTCGCCGGCTGGGCCCACTAAAGACGACCTAACTCTCCAGACCTCCCGCCCAGAGCTCACTGCTGAGGCGTCTTCGTGTCTAATATCATCACTTTCTAGATCCTCCTCTCACCTCAAAGAGCACCAGAGCTACGAGCCTTCGCCCGCTCTTCTTGAGGAAGCCGGCAAGGTGCTTATGCTCTGCCTTTCTAGGAATGACGAGGTTTCTATagaaacatcatcaagagCGATTTCACAATTGTGGTACCTTATCCCATCCTTGAAGCAGGATGAACTAATGCAAGGCTGGCTTTTGCACGTCCGTGCAACTCGGAACTTGCCTACTGGCCGAGGCCATGTCTCCATCCTTGGCTCTATCTTCAGCGAGCTTAACCCAACTGATGCCACTCGACGAGTTGTGATTGAGGAGCTCATTCGGTGtgccgagaaggaggaattAATTGAGAAACGAGTGGTAGCCGTTAAGAGCTTCGCCATGGGAGTTCTGCCGTATATAG ATGTGACCGAAAATATCGCAAATAGTCTCATTGGGTTCCTGAATGACTATACGACCGATAGACGAGGTGATATTGGCTCCTTGGTTAGGCTGGAAGGTATCCAAGCCGCCAAAATAGTCCTTCAAAGGAAGGGTAGCGTTACCAACCAGTCGCACGTCCAAGACATCGTCGGCTGCCTCTGCCGTCTTGCAGCAGAGAAGTTGGACAAGGTCCGTCTTGAAGCTTGGCTCtgcctccagatcttctgggAGACGGCTAGTGGCTTCCCACAATTGCTGAG GCGTTATGAGCACTTCAGTCAAGTCTCGTCAACCGACTACTTTGTGCAGCTGCTAGAGCTACAAGGAATCGACTGGCTACGGATCCCACTATTCCAGGGCTTTGCGACGTCCGCTGTTGCCGGGGCCGAAGGACTCATTCGCTCCACGCGCTCGGCTTTGATACAGAAAATCAACAGTTACCCAACCGAAGAACACCCCGAAAGAGTAACGGCTATTATCCAGGATTTGCTCGTTATCCTGAATGAGAAACTTCCAGATGATCGTTACGCAATACCAATTTTGGAAACATCAGCGTTCTTATTAGATGGTTATGTAGCGTCCGCGCCTCAATTCCGGGACCCGAG CTTGAGGAAATTGTTCGTCCTTGTTCAAAGAGCCCATTTCAAGACGCAGAACATAGTCAGGCTCGAGGCTGCAATCCGGGCATATGCACCTCTCTCGAGACTAGAGCAGGTGCGGGATGACGTGTTGAAAAAGCTCACAGGGATGCTCCTTCATCCCTTTCCAAGG GTTCGGACCACGGCGGCGGAATACCTGTTTATGGAAACCAACCTTGACTTGGTGAAGCTGGAAGACTGGGCGAGTCAGCCAACGAAGCTGAAGAGTAAGGTAGAAGAGGTGAGAGGACTTTTGGCGTGTAAATGA
- a CDS encoding uncharacterized protein (COG:S;~EggNog:ENOG410PTZE), whose protein sequence is MSSAAISSSEDELRVVYDDDKQQPSTPKPKTKKKPFQDPAYIPQEDEQEPGARKRKSRTEDDEVSLLEHNGSPPFKKPNTKISNISVASEVTSYDANTNNYVQPYVESSGASSAASEPSSSLKSSHPTRRRSALHEEDTNYVAESDDEEDKEAEEYDIPDNEKATVLFDFDREREKRLAGVVNIPEDMYTEKEKSLFLKLAMRGFEPLAPKHWQFDFPTLPDSLFPESGKQQADPIIKISKSTTFYAIKSLATLFSLSGRVRDCSIVEKRPETLIKQTIRKYIRWALYDVNLEIGPISIPIHAIHAQKGKESVRQALERLNKRLKKLAVRHQTALEEASQDQSTTTEMKQIEAPLLIGFLICGPVVALMTYDLDLAKDDEDVDGKFFSQFDFAERGQDVWNSLSIAIVVMHIRNTMVRLAENRYGGFVNSPTSGAVSEDL, encoded by the exons ATGTCCTCAGCCGCCATATCCTCCAGCGAGGACGAACTGCGAGTCGTATATGACGATGACAAACAGCAGCCTTCCACACCTAAAccgaagaccaagaaaaaACCGTTCCAGGACCCGGCTTATATTCCGCAGGAAGATGAGCAAGAACCTGGCGCGCGGAAAAGGAAGTCGCGaacagaagacgacgaagttTCCCTGCTTGAACATAACGGCTCGCCTCCGTTCAAGAAACCGAATACTA AAATTTCCAATATCTCGGTCGCAAGTGAAGTCACATCTTATGACGCAAACACGAACAACTATGTGCAGCCATACGTAGAGTCGTCCGGCGCCTCCAGCGCGGCCAGCGAACCGAGCTCATCTCTCAAATCCAGCCATCCAACCCGGAGAAGGTCTGCGTTACATGAAGAGGACACCAATTATGTTGCTGAaagtgatgacgaggaggataaggaggcggaggagtaCGATATTCCTGACAACGAGAAAGCAACGGTTCTCTTTGACTTCGACCGGGAACGGGAGAAGCGCCTGGCCGGTGTAGTCAATATTCCTGAGGATATGTACACCGAGAAGGAGAAATCTCTCTTCTTAAAACTGGCGATGCGCGGATTCGAGCCGCTGGCCCCGAAGCATTGGCAGTTTGATTTCCCAACCTTGCCTGATTCCCTGTTTCCTGAGTCGGGAAAGCAGCAAGCAGACCCAATTATCAAAATATCAAAAAGCACCACGTTCTATG CTATTAAATCTCTCGCAACCCTATTCTCCCTCAGCGGGCGTGTGAGAGACTGCAGCATTGTGGAGAAGAGGCCCGAGACGTTGATCAAACAGACGATCCGAAAGTATATACGCTGGGCATTATATGATGTCAATCTCGAAATTGGTCCTATATCAATACCGATACATGCTATACACGCacaaaaagggaaagaatcTGTTCGTCAAGCGCTGGAACGTCTCAACAAACGTTTGAAAAAGCTCGCCGTTCGACACCAAACCGCGCTAGAAGAAGCAAGCCAGGATCAGTCTACCACGACGGAAATGAAACAAATTGAGGCACCCTTGCTGATAGGGTTCCTCATATGTGGACCAGTAGTCGCTCTAATGACATACGACTTGGATCTCGCgaaggacgatgaggacgtcGACGGCAAATTCTTCTCACAATTTGACTTTGCGGAAAGAGGGCAGGATGTATGGAACTCCCTATCAATCGCTATAGTCGTTATGCATATCCGTAACACGATGGTTCGACTTGCGGAAAACCGCTACGGGGGGTTTGTAAATTCTCCGACGAGTGGCGCTGTGAGTGAAGATCTTTAG
- the pkcA gene encoding protein kinase c (BUSCO:EOG09260NHN;~COG:T;~EggNog:ENOG410PHX3;~InterPro:IPR037778,IPR017441,IPR011072,IPR008271, IPR000961,IPR000008,IPR002219,IPR000719,IPR011009, IPR037312,IPR036274,IPR017892;~PFAM:PF00433,PF00168,PF00130,PF07714,PF02185, PF00069;~go_function: GO:0004672 - protein kinase activity [Evidence IEA];~go_function: GO:0004674 - protein serine/threonine kinase activity [Evidence IEA];~go_function: GO:0004697 - protein kinase C activity [Evidence IEA];~go_function: GO:0005524 - ATP binding [Evidence IEA];~go_process: GO:0006468 - protein phosphorylation [Evidence IEA];~go_process: GO:0007165 - signal transduction [Evidence IEA];~go_process: GO:0009272 - fungal-type cell wall biogenesis [Evidence IEA];~go_process: GO:0035556 - intracellular signal transduction [Evidence IEA]): MDGDELIASVLRKIEREKALIAAATNMRQSTDNPMVQQRVDGNIRDGRKNIAYLEEKMKELQLRQVERESGSPTDKRLPPNPDDGPAPPPKDYGSGYGDSAHYPVPGGGNMPSGAPFKDPRPFAPVPKARPNYTKLDLIKYDTQYLGPKIQLMLSQLEFKLSVEKQYKAGIEKMVRLYQDEGDRKSRADAEGRRVESNQKIQLLKQALKRYEDLHVDIESTDTVDDDESLSAPNLRKPLTGLLTMRIQAVQDVDHAASSRFSRGPETFVVVKVEDAIKARTKATRSDRWQDETFNLDIDKANEVELTVYDKSGERPTPIGMLWLRISDIAEEMRRKKIETEINASGWVSADRMEPGAGPGRPETAGGPGGSSQYPGPEGHGNPGAQGQMGSVGAPLMIDSWFALEPVGRIHISMSFAKQLKDRRPFDIGLNRQGAVRQRKEEVHEKQGHKFVTQQFYNIMRCALCGDFLKYAAGMQCADCKYTCHRKCYPKVVTKCISKANYETDPDEEKINHRIPHRWDGFSNISANWCCHCGYLLPFGRKNAKRCSECGLTCHSHCTHLVPDFCGMSMEAANQILETLIRHKHHNKSPSVSSGLSGKTLRPAGASQDSAHAYPKPAESPLSYGASQRPPSSEAVSAAATSYIPPQSPTSQRQPLPPRTSSSSPAAAAAAMATGLRTQQGPADAGRPIQPPAHAHYDPAAYASYQQQGPAMQQQNYQAAQAMQKVNSPAPYGMPPPQQPQQQQAMQAMQQQVAAKEEIPQAQKMRIGLDHFNFLAVLGKGNFGKVMLAETKSTRKLYAIKVLKKEFIIEHDEVESTKSEKRVFLVANKERHPFLLNLHACFQTETRVYFVMEYISGGDLMLHIQRGQFGLKRAQFYAAEVLLALKYFHENGVIYRDLKLDNILLTLDGHIKIGDYGLCKENMWYGSTTSTFCGTPEFMAPEILLDKKYGRAVDWWAFGVLIYQMLLQQSPFRGEDEDEIYDAILADEPLYPIHMPRDSVSILQKLLTREPELRLGSGPTDAQEVMSHAFFRNINWDDIYHKRVPPPFMPTISSATDTSNFDQEFTSVTPVLTPVQSVLSQAMQEEFRGFSYTADFA; this comes from the exons ATGGACGGGGACGAGCTCATCGCCTCGGTCCTCCGCAAGATCGAGCGGGAAAAGGCActcatcgccgccgcaacaaACATGCGACAGTCGACTGACAACCCTATGGTGCAACAAAGAGTCGATGGGAATATTCGTGATGGTCGGAAGAATATCGCCTacttggaagagaagatgaaggagctgcaACTGCGTCAAGTAGAGCGAGAATCCGGTTCGCCTACCGACAAACGCTTACCACCGAACCCTGATGATGGTCCCGCCCCTCCACCGAAAGATTACGGTTCAGGTTACGGTGATTCTGCACACTATCCGGTTCCAGGTGGAGGAAACATGCCGTCAGGCGCTCCTTTCAAGGACCCCCGTCCTTTTGCGCCTGTGCCTAAGGCTCGCCCGAATTATACCAAACTCG ACTTGATCAAATATGATACCCAATATCTTGGCCCAAAGATCCAACTCATGTTGTCCCAGCTCGAATTCAAACTTAGTGTCGAAAAGCAATACAAAGCAGGCATTGAAAAGATGGTTCGCCTTTATCAAGACGAAGGTGACAGGAAGAGTCGCGCGGACGCCGAGGGCCGGCGGGTTGAAAGTAACCAGAAGATTCAGCTTTTGAAGCAGGCTCTTAAACGATATGAAGACTTGCATGTTGATATTGAGTCGACCGATACTGTTGATGATG ATGAAAGTTTAAGTGCACCGAACTTGCGCAAGCCTCTAACCGGTCTCTTGACAATGCGTATTCAAGCCGTCCAAGACGTCGATCATGCGGCTAGCTCAAGGTTTTCCAGGGGACCCGAGACATTTGTTGTTGTAAAGGTTGAAGATGCTATAAAGGCCAGGACAAAGGCAACCAGGTCCGACCGATGGCAGGACGAGACGTTCAATCTCGACATCGATAAGGCGAACGAGGTTGAGCTGACTGTGTACGATAAGTCTGGCGAAAGACCCACCCCGATTGGTATGCTTTGGTTGCGCATTTCGGACATCGCGGAAGAGATGCGccggaagaagattgaaACCGAGATAAACGCTTCGGGATGGGTTTCTGCGGATAGGATGGAGCCTGGCGCTGGACCTGGGCGACCGGAGACCGCTGGAGGACCGGGTGGTTCGTCGCAATACCCTGGTCCTGAAGGCCATGGCAACCCTGGCGCGCAGGGCCAAATGGGCTCCGTCGGTGCTCCGCTGATGATTGACTCGTGGTTTGCCTTGGAACCTGTGGGCAGAATCCATATATCAATGAGCTTCG CTAAACAACTGAAGGATCGAAGACCGTTCGACATTGGTCTCAACCGTCAAGGTGCAGTCCGacagagaaaggaggaagtcCACGAAAAGCAAGGTCACAAGTTCGTCACGCAGCAGTTCTACAATATCATGCGTTGTGCCCTTTGCGGCGATTTCTTGAAGTACGCTGCTGGCATGCAATGCGCCGACTGCAAATACACTTGCCACCGGAAGTGCTACCCGAAAGTCGTCACGAAGTGTATTAGCAAAGCGAATTACGAGACAGACCCTGACGAGGAGAAAATCAATCACCGCATTCCGCATCGCTGGGATGGGTTTTCCAATATCTCTGCCAATTGGTGTTGTCATTGCGGCTACCTATTACCTTTTGGACGGAAGAATGCCAAGCGCTGTTCAG AATGTGGTCTAACTTGCCATTCGCACTGTACGCACCTGGTTCCCGATTTCTGCGGCATGTCCATGGAGGCAGCAAACCAGATTCTAGAGACACTTATCCGCCACAAGCATCACAACAAGTCCCCATCTGTCAGCTCTGGTCTGAGTGGTAAGACGCTTCGGCCTGCAGGGGCGTCCCAAGATTCTGCACATGCCTACCCGAAGCCTGCCGAGAGCCCATTGTCATATGGGGCGTCTCAACGGCCGCCCTCCTCTGAAGCAGTGAGTGCTGCAGCGACTTCTTATATACCTCCGCAATCGCCTACCTCTCAGCGTCAGCCACTGCCCCCACGAACCTCTTCGTCAAGCcctgctgccgccgcggcAGCCATGGCAACAGGCCTACGTACTCAGCAGGGACCTGCAGATGCGGGCCGACCTATCCAGCCCCCTGCCCATGCTCATTATGACCCAGCCGCATACGCATCCTACCAGCAACAGGGCCCTgccatgcagcagcaaaacTACCAGGCAGCCCAAGCAATGCAGAAGGTTAATTCACCAGCCCCTTACGGTATGCCACCCccacagcagccgcagcagcaacaagctATGCAAGccatgcagcagcaagtgGCTGCGAAAGAAGAAATTCCTCAGGcacagaagatgaggatTGGACTCGACCACTTCAACTTTCTGGCTGTTCTCGGAAAGGGTAACTTCGGTAAAGTCATGTTGGCGGAAACCAAGTCTACCAGGAAGTTATATGCCATcaaggtgttgaagaaggaattCATCATTGAGCATGATGAAGTCGAAAGCACCAAATCCGAAAAGCGAGTCTTCCTAGTTGCCAATAAGGAGCGCCATCCATTCCTTCTCAACCTGCACGCTTGCTTCCAAACAGAAACACGTGTTTATTTCGTTATGGAGTATATCAGTGGTGGTGATCTCATGCTGCACATCCAGCGAGGTCAATTCGGCCTGAAGAGAGCACA ATTCTATGCAGCAGAAGTATTGCTTGCTCTGAAATACTTCCACGAGAACGGCGTTATTTATCGTGACTTGAAGCTCGATAACATTCTATTAACTCTTGATGGGCATATCAAGATTGGTGATTATGGTCTCTGCAAGGAGAACATGTGGTACGGATCTACCACAAGCACCTTCTGTGGTACGCCGGAATTTATGGCACCTGAG ATTCTCCTTGATAAGAAGTACGGTCGAGCGGTTGACTGGTGGGCTTTCGGTGTCCTTATCTACCAGATGCTTCTGCAACAGTCTCCGTTCCgtggagaagatgaggacgagatTTACGATGCTATTCTTGCAGACGAGCCGCTCTACCCAATTCACATGCCCCGCGATTCGGTTTCTATTTTGCAGAAGTTGCTGACCCGCGAGCCCGAACTGAGACTGGGATCTGGCCCCACGGATGCCCAGGAGGTTATGTCTCACGCTTTCTTCCGCAACATCAACTGGGACGACATCTACCACAAGCGAGTTCCGCCACCATTCATGCCTACCATCAGCAGCGCAACGGATACTAGCAACTTCGACCAAGAATTCACCAGTGTCACTCCTGTGCTAACCCCAGTGCAATCAG TTCTTTCTCAAGCTATGCAGGAAGAATTCCGTGGATTCTCTTACACTGCGGATTTTGCTTAG